The genomic window ATCGGAAAGATCAAGATCAGGCTTGGGTTGGACGCGTACTCTCCGGAGCGTGAGGTGGAAGTGATGAAGAATGTGACGGCCTGCAACAAAGGACCTCTTTCCTCGCCTGCCGTCCGGCGGCTCTTTGAACGTATTATTGACGAAGCCCGCAGCGTGGAGCGGGTCTATATGCACGAGCAGAAAAAGAAATCAAAAAGGTGATTCTCTGTCTGCAGGATCGTCCATATCGGGATCTTTCCGGAAACGGTGGGTGCAGGCCGTTGCCATTGTGCTTTTGGCTCTCGCCTCCGGGACGATGTATGCAATCTTCTTTGCGTCGAATACCTCGGTGCTTGCTTCGGAACGCACCGTCATCATACCCCGCGGCGCCTCGTTCAGAACGGTGCTCGATTCGCTCGAGTCTTCCGGCGTTCTGCGAGTCCGGTGGACTCTGAGCCTGGCCGGCA from Ignavibacteriales bacterium includes these protein-coding regions:
- a CDS encoding chorismate mutase gives rise to the protein MNELDVWRKKIDDIDLQLVNLLNERTMCATEIGKIKIRLGLDAYSPEREVEVMKNVTACNKGPLSSPAVRRLFERIIDEARSVERVYMHEQKKKSKR